A genome region from Bradyrhizobium commune includes the following:
- a CDS encoding aspartate/glutamate racemase family protein, producing the protein MRIALIHALKHSIAPIEAAFAKTWPEARLMNLLDDSLSADLARDGALNDTMTERFLALGDYVTATGADAILFTCSAFGPCIEAVAAAHAPMPVLKPNEAMIEQAVTMGKRIGLLSTFPPTLASMPPEFPTSVQVVPKLAEGALAALDRGDRATHDRLIAEASRDLRDCDVVALAQFSIAATAPMVAEVTGRRVVTTPDSAVQKLMKLLAAKA; encoded by the coding sequence ATGCGCATCGCCCTGATCCACGCCCTCAAGCATTCCATCGCCCCGATCGAGGCGGCGTTTGCAAAGACGTGGCCGGAGGCGCGGCTGATGAATCTGCTCGATGACAGCCTGTCGGCGGATCTGGCGCGCGACGGCGCGCTCAACGACACCATGACCGAGCGCTTCCTTGCGCTCGGCGACTATGTGACGGCAACGGGAGCGGACGCGATCCTGTTCACCTGCTCGGCCTTCGGCCCCTGCATCGAGGCGGTCGCGGCCGCGCATGCGCCAATGCCGGTGCTGAAGCCGAACGAGGCGATGATCGAGCAGGCGGTGACGATGGGCAAGCGGATCGGCCTGCTCTCGACCTTTCCACCGACGCTGGCCTCGATGCCGCCGGAATTTCCGACCTCGGTCCAGGTCGTACCGAAACTCGCCGAGGGCGCGCTAGCCGCGCTAGACCGCGGCGACCGCGCCACGCATGACCGGTTGATCGCGGAAGCCTCACGCGATTTGCGCGATTGCGACGTTGTTGCGCTCGCACAGTTCAGCATCGCGGCCACGGCGCCGATGGTTGCGGAGGTTACCGGCCGTCGTGTCGTGACGACGCCAGACAGCGCCGTGCAAAAGTTGATGAAGCTGCTCGCAGCGAAGGCTTAG
- a CDS encoding amino acid ABC transporter permease, which yields MTSDDPRPPPHLSFFATFGRNGLKGLFWQVLVVGVALAVIAFLWSNTVTNLSARRITTGFAFLGREAGMPIADSLLAYNPRDTYLWAFVVGIANTLRVAVIGIVLATILGTLIGISRLSANWLLSRLAAVYVEVLRDIPLLLQLLFWYVLMQALPAARAAWRPVEGVFLSNRGLILPAIPIGPPQLWVLGAAVLGLAAFYVIRQWLIGQQMRDGKPRPAWPFALGLIVVLPAAVSLRLGVSWAIEWPELRGFNFVGGLTLAPEYFALLIALVTYTSAFIAEIVRSGIQSVPRGQWDAASALGLRRSFMLRQIILPQALRVIVPPMTSQYLNLTKNSSLAVAIGYQDVVSVANTTLNQTGQAIEAIALIMAVFLTISLGISFFMNWYNARIALAER from the coding sequence GTGACATCGGATGATCCCAGGCCGCCGCCGCACCTCAGCTTCTTTGCCACGTTCGGGCGCAACGGATTGAAGGGCCTGTTTTGGCAGGTGCTGGTGGTCGGGGTTGCGCTCGCGGTGATCGCCTTCCTCTGGTCCAACACCGTCACCAATTTGTCAGCGCGGCGCATCACCACCGGCTTTGCCTTCCTCGGCCGCGAGGCCGGGATGCCAATCGCCGACAGCCTGCTCGCGTACAATCCGAGAGACACCTACCTCTGGGCTTTCGTCGTCGGCATCGCCAACACGCTGCGCGTGGCAGTGATCGGCATCGTGCTCGCAACTATCCTGGGCACGCTGATCGGAATCTCGCGACTGTCGGCCAACTGGCTCTTGTCGCGCCTCGCCGCCGTCTATGTCGAAGTGCTGCGGGATATCCCGCTGCTGCTCCAGCTTCTGTTCTGGTACGTGCTGATGCAGGCGCTGCCGGCGGCGCGCGCGGCGTGGCGGCCGGTCGAGGGCGTCTTCCTCTCCAATCGCGGCCTGATCCTGCCGGCGATCCCGATCGGGCCGCCGCAGCTCTGGGTGCTCGGCGCCGCCGTGCTGGGCCTGGCCGCCTTTTATGTGATCCGGCAGTGGCTGATCGGGCAGCAGATGCGCGACGGCAAGCCGCGGCCGGCCTGGCCGTTTGCGCTTGGTCTCATTGTCGTGCTGCCGGCGGCGGTGTCGTTGCGACTTGGCGTGTCCTGGGCCATCGAGTGGCCTGAGCTGCGCGGCTTCAACTTCGTCGGCGGGTTGACGCTGGCGCCGGAATATTTTGCGCTGCTGATCGCGCTTGTGACCTACACTTCCGCCTTCATTGCCGAGATCGTGCGTAGCGGTATCCAGTCGGTGCCGCGCGGTCAGTGGGATGCCGCCAGCGCGCTCGGCTTGCGCCGCAGCTTCATGCTGCGGCAGATCATTTTGCCGCAGGCGCTGCGCGTCATCGTGCCGCCGATGACGAGCCAGTATCTCAACCTCACCAAGAACTCATCGCTCGCGGTCGCGATCGGCTACCAGGACGTGGTCTCGGTCGCCAACACCACGCTGAACCAGACCGGGCAGGCGATCGAGGCGATCGCGCTGATCATGGCGGTGTTCTTGACCATCAGCCTCGGCATCAGCTTCTTCATGAACTGGTACAACGCGCGTATCGCGCTGGCGGAGCGCTGA
- a CDS encoding ferredoxin — protein MTERLRVRVDPDKCQGHARCKALAPELFELDEYGNAHEAGDGIVPPGLEDKAWLARSNCPEIAIDVIEE, from the coding sequence ATGACAGAGCGACTGAGGGTTCGCGTCGATCCCGACAAATGCCAGGGCCACGCGCGCTGCAAGGCGCTGGCGCCGGAGCTGTTCGAGCTCGACGAATACGGCAACGCCCATGAGGCCGGCGACGGCATTGTTCCACCGGGCCTCGAGGACAAGGCCTGGCTCGCCAGGTCCAATTGTCCGGAAATCGCAATCGATGTGATCGAGGAGTAG
- a CDS encoding tartrate dehydrogenase: MSKKQYRIAVIPGDGIGKEVMPEGLRVLEAAAKKHGVALHFDHFDFSSYDYYAKHGQMMPDDWKEKIGKHDAIYFGAVGWPAKIPDHISLWGSLIKFRREFDQYVNLRPVRLMPGVPSPLAGRKPGDIDFWVVRENTEGEYSSVGGRMFPDTDREFVTQQTVMTRTGVDRILKFAFELAQSRPKKHLTSATKSNGISITMPYWDERVEAMAKKFPGVKWDKYHIDILTANFVLHPDWFDVVVGSNLFGDILSDLGPACTGTIGIAPSGNINPEGDFPSVFEPVHGSAPDIAGQGIANPIGAIWSGAMMFEHLGEKEAGRSIVDAIERTLAERTLRTKDLGGNADTTACGKAVADMVD; this comes from the coding sequence ATGAGCAAGAAGCAATACCGGATCGCAGTCATCCCCGGCGACGGCATCGGCAAGGAAGTGATGCCGGAGGGCCTGCGCGTTTTGGAGGCGGCCGCGAAGAAGCACGGGGTCGCCTTGCATTTTGATCATTTCGACTTCTCGTCTTACGACTACTACGCGAAGCACGGCCAGATGATGCCGGACGACTGGAAGGAGAAGATCGGCAAGCACGACGCGATCTACTTCGGCGCGGTCGGCTGGCCGGCCAAGATTCCGGACCACATCTCGCTGTGGGGCTCGCTGATCAAGTTCCGCCGCGAGTTCGACCAGTACGTGAACCTGCGCCCCGTGCGGTTGATGCCCGGCGTGCCGTCGCCGCTTGCGGGCCGCAAGCCCGGCGACATCGATTTCTGGGTGGTGCGCGAGAACACCGAAGGCGAATATTCCTCCGTCGGCGGCCGCATGTTCCCGGACACCGACCGCGAGTTCGTGACGCAGCAGACGGTGATGACCCGCACCGGCGTCGACCGTATTCTGAAGTTCGCCTTCGAGCTCGCCCAGTCGCGGCCGAAGAAGCATCTGACCTCGGCGACCAAGTCCAACGGTATCTCCATCACCATGCCCTATTGGGACGAGCGCGTGGAGGCGATGGCCAAGAAGTTTCCGGGCGTGAAGTGGGACAAGTACCACATCGACATTCTCACTGCGAACTTCGTGCTGCACCCGGACTGGTTCGATGTCGTGGTCGGCTCCAATCTGTTCGGTGACATCCTGTCCGATCTCGGCCCTGCCTGCACCGGCACCATCGGCATCGCGCCGTCAGGCAACATCAACCCCGAAGGCGATTTCCCCTCGGTGTTCGAGCCGGTGCACGGCTCGGCGCCGGACATCGCGGGGCAGGGCATCGCCAATCCGATCGGTGCGATCTGGTCGGGCGCGATGATGTTCGAGCATCTCGGCGAGAAGGAAGCGGGTCGCTCGATCGTCGACGCGATCGAACGCACGCTCGCCGAACGCACGCTGCGCACCAAGGATCTCGGCGGCAACGCCGACACCACAGCCTGCGGCAAGGCGGTCGCGGACATGGTGGACTAG
- a CDS encoding amino acid ABC transporter substrate-binding protein, whose amino-acid sequence MRTMVIAAGVLAASAAVAQAATLDTVKSRGTLVCGVSAGFAGFSAPDSQGNYKGLDVDYCRALAAGVLGDPNKVRYVSLTAQNRFTALQSGEIDVLYRNSTQTYLRGVTLGLRQGPINFYDGQGFVVKKDLGVKELKDLKGATVCVAQGTTHEVTLGDYGRANGIDWKPLVFDRVDTMYQTFFGGRCDAMTQDASALAGAVTTAAPNPADYVVLPQTISKEPLGPFTRNGDEVWSDIITWLHYGLIEAEELGVTQANVDEMTKSQTPAIQRLLGASGDLGSRLGLDNKWLVTAIKATGNYGEIFERNVGKASPLKLERGLNGLWSKGGLMYAVPFK is encoded by the coding sequence ATGAGGACAATGGTTATCGCAGCGGGCGTGCTCGCAGCATCGGCGGCGGTCGCGCAGGCGGCGACGCTCGACACGGTCAAGAGCCGCGGCACACTAGTGTGCGGCGTCAGTGCGGGCTTCGCCGGCTTCTCCGCGCCAGACTCGCAAGGCAATTACAAGGGCCTCGACGTCGACTATTGCCGCGCGCTCGCGGCCGGTGTGCTCGGCGACCCCAACAAGGTGCGCTACGTCTCGCTGACGGCGCAGAACCGCTTCACCGCGCTGCAATCCGGCGAGATCGACGTGCTCTACCGCAACTCGACGCAGACGTACTTGCGCGGCGTCACGCTGGGCCTGCGGCAGGGTCCGATCAACTTCTACGACGGCCAGGGTTTTGTCGTGAAGAAAGATCTCGGCGTGAAGGAGCTGAAGGACCTCAAAGGCGCCACCGTCTGCGTCGCACAAGGCACCACGCATGAGGTCACGCTCGGCGATTACGGCCGCGCCAACGGCATCGACTGGAAGCCGCTGGTGTTCGACCGGGTCGACACCATGTACCAGACCTTCTTCGGCGGCCGCTGCGACGCCATGACCCAGGACGCCTCCGCGCTCGCCGGTGCGGTGACCACCGCGGCACCGAACCCGGCCGATTACGTCGTGCTGCCACAGACCATCAGCAAGGAGCCGCTCGGGCCCTTCACCCGCAACGGTGACGAGGTCTGGAGCGACATCATCACCTGGCTGCATTACGGCCTGATCGAGGCCGAAGAGCTCGGCGTCACCCAAGCCAATGTCGACGAGATGACGAAGTCGCAGACGCCCGCGATCCAGCGGCTGCTGGGCGCCTCCGGCGATCTCGGCTCACGGCTCGGGCTCGACAACAAATGGCTGGTCACGGCGATCAAGGCCACCGGCAATTACGGCGAAATCTTCGAGCGTAACGTCGGCAAGGCAAGTCCGCTCAAGCTCGAGCGCGGCCTCAACGGCCTCTGGAGCAAGGGCGGCTTGATGTACGCAGTGCCGTTCAAGTAA
- a CDS encoding SDR family oxidoreductase: MDLHLRGKRVLITGASKGIGAAAAEAFAEEGAHLLLAARSGDQLKALADRLRSAHQIDAATSVVDLRKAEDITRLAKEAADIDVLVNNAGDIPGGSVDKIDEATWRHAWELKVFGYINLTRQIYAQMKAKGGGVIVNDIGAAGEKFDANYICGSAGNAALMAFTRALGGKSLADNVRVVGINPGPVGTDRHVTLLKTRAKHQFGDESRYREFQKGLPLGRPAHAREIGDLMAFLASDRAGYTSGVIYTVDGGISAGWG; the protein is encoded by the coding sequence ATGGATCTGCATCTGCGTGGCAAGCGCGTCCTGATCACGGGCGCGTCCAAGGGCATCGGCGCAGCCGCTGCCGAGGCGTTTGCCGAGGAAGGCGCTCACCTCCTGCTCGCCGCCCGCAGTGGCGACCAGCTCAAGGCGCTGGCCGACCGCCTGCGTTCCGCGCATCAGATCGATGCCGCCACGAGCGTCGTCGACCTGCGCAAGGCCGAGGACATCACGCGGCTCGCCAAGGAAGCCGCCGACATCGACGTCCTCGTCAACAACGCCGGCGACATCCCCGGCGGCTCGGTCGACAAGATCGACGAGGCGACCTGGCGGCACGCCTGGGAACTGAAAGTGTTCGGCTACATCAACCTGACGCGGCAGATCTACGCGCAGATGAAGGCCAAGGGCGGCGGCGTCATCGTCAACGACATCGGTGCTGCCGGCGAAAAGTTCGACGCCAATTACATCTGCGGCAGCGCCGGCAATGCCGCGCTGATGGCCTTCACCCGCGCGCTCGGGGGAAAAAGCCTCGCTGACAACGTCCGCGTGGTCGGCATCAATCCTGGCCCGGTCGGCACCGACCGCCACGTCACGCTCCTCAAGACCCGCGCAAAGCACCAGTTCGGCGACGAGAGCCGCTACAGGGAATTCCAGAAAGGCCTGCCGCTCGGCCGCCCCGCGCATGCGCGCGAGATCGGTGACCTCATGGCGTTCCTGGCGTCGGATCGCGCCGGCTATACGTCGGGCGTGATCTATACGGTGGATGGCGGCATCAGTGCTGGGTGGGGTTAA
- a CDS encoding amidase: MSQELIRETACTVVDKLRSGDISPLELLDVVEKRIAEVDGKVNALPTLCFDRARTHAKALMQKPAGARGLLAGLPVPIKDLTDVAGVLTTQGSPIFRDNIPTKSDLMVEHLEANGAVVYAKSNTPEFGAGANTFNEVFGATLNPWDTRKSAAGSSGGAAAALATGMAWLAQGSDMGGSLRSPAAFCGVVGMRPSIGRVARTPKSGIDRNLGVVGPMARNVEDLALLLDAMSGDYADDPLSLPTPPTSFLSAARSGGKPKRIAYSPDLGITPVDPEVKAITRKAAERFAEAGAIVEEAHPDWREAHECFHVLRAFDFAITKANLLRTKRDLLKPEVIWNIEEGLKLTVDQLARAEAQRVGMTARAIEFFKPYDLLLVPTTIVPPFPIENRYVAECTGKRFENYVEWLGIVYAITLACCPSLSLPCGFTASGLPVGVQVVGAPRADAQVIAGAKVLEDILGLGGTTPIDPRVKK, from the coding sequence TTGTCTCAAGAGTTGATCCGCGAAACGGCTTGCACCGTCGTCGATAAGCTGCGCTCCGGCGACATTTCTCCACTCGAGCTGCTGGACGTGGTGGAGAAGCGCATTGCCGAGGTCGACGGCAAGGTCAACGCGCTGCCGACGCTGTGCTTCGATCGCGCGCGCACCCATGCGAAAGCGCTGATGCAGAAGCCAGCCGGCGCGCGCGGGCTGCTCGCGGGCCTGCCGGTGCCGATCAAGGATCTCACTGACGTTGCCGGCGTGCTGACCACGCAGGGCTCGCCGATCTTCAGGGATAACATCCCCACGAAATCCGACCTCATGGTCGAGCACCTCGAGGCCAACGGCGCGGTGGTTTACGCCAAGTCGAACACGCCGGAATTCGGCGCCGGCGCCAACACCTTCAACGAAGTGTTCGGTGCAACTCTCAATCCCTGGGATACGAGGAAATCAGCGGCCGGCTCCTCCGGCGGCGCCGCCGCGGCGCTCGCCACCGGCATGGCCTGGCTAGCCCAGGGCTCCGACATGGGCGGCTCCTTGCGCAGCCCCGCGGCTTTCTGCGGCGTCGTCGGCATGCGGCCGAGTATCGGTCGCGTCGCACGCACCCCCAAATCGGGTATCGATCGCAATCTCGGCGTCGTCGGACCGATGGCGCGCAATGTCGAGGACCTCGCACTGCTGCTCGATGCCATGAGCGGCGACTATGCAGACGATCCGCTGTCGCTGCCGACGCCTCCAACCTCGTTCCTGTCGGCAGCCCGTTCGGGCGGGAAGCCGAAGCGCATCGCCTATTCGCCCGATCTCGGCATCACGCCAGTTGATCCCGAGGTCAAGGCGATCACGCGCAAGGCAGCCGAACGTTTCGCGGAGGCCGGCGCCATCGTCGAGGAGGCGCATCCGGACTGGCGCGAGGCGCATGAATGCTTCCACGTGCTGCGCGCCTTCGATTTCGCGATCACCAAGGCCAATCTCCTGCGCACCAAGCGCGACCTGTTGAAGCCCGAAGTGATCTGGAACATCGAGGAGGGCCTCAAGCTGACCGTCGACCAGCTCGCGCGCGCCGAAGCGCAGCGCGTCGGCATGACCGCGCGCGCCATCGAGTTCTTCAAACCCTACGATCTCCTGCTGGTGCCTACCACGATCGTGCCGCCCTTCCCGATCGAGAACCGCTACGTCGCCGAATGCACCGGCAAGAGGTTCGAGAATTACGTCGAATGGCTCGGCATCGTCTATGCCATCACGCTCGCCTGCTGCCCGTCGCTGTCGCTGCCCTGCGGTTTCACGGCCTCAGGCCTGCCCGTCGGCGTTCAGGTCGTCGGCGCGCCGCGCGCGGATGCGCAGGTGATTGCGGGGGCGAAGGTGCTCGAAGATATTCTGGGCCTGGGTGGGACGACGCCGATCGATCCGCGGGTGAAGAAGTAA
- a CDS encoding amino acid ABC transporter permease codes for MTAITDMPDVPRAARRPQIGNPVLRWLRTNLFSSIPNGILTVVLLAVLGKGGISFVQWGIANAVWLAPANDSSGCKAVRGLGACWAIIPEKYRFILFGTYPFDEQWRPALSVLLFIVLFYLSTRRAFWRRELAYLWIGALALISVLMWGGVFGLSFVSQDRWGGLPVTLILATFGLAFGFPLGILVALGRRSKLPAIRSLSVLYVELIRGVPLVSLLFMASVMFPLFMPSGFNIDKLLRAQIAIILFAGAYLAEVVRAGLQAVPRGQYEAADALGLSYWRKHRLVVLPQAIRHVIPPLVNTFIAFFKDTSLVLIIGIFDLLTTAKTAIIDPGWQQFSVEVYIFVAAIYFAFCFAMSRYSRSLEATSGR; via the coding sequence ATGACGGCGATCACTGACATGCCGGACGTGCCGCGCGCCGCCCGACGCCCGCAAATCGGCAATCCGGTGCTACGCTGGCTGCGCACCAATCTGTTCTCGTCGATCCCCAACGGTATCCTTACGGTGGTCCTGCTGGCGGTGCTAGGGAAGGGGGGCATCAGCTTCGTGCAATGGGGTATCGCCAATGCGGTCTGGCTCGCGCCGGCCAACGATTCCAGCGGCTGCAAGGCGGTACGCGGCCTCGGCGCCTGTTGGGCCATCATCCCCGAAAAGTACCGCTTCATCCTGTTCGGCACCTATCCGTTCGACGAGCAGTGGCGGCCGGCATTGTCGGTGCTGCTGTTCATCGTGCTGTTCTATCTCTCGACCCGCCGTGCCTTCTGGCGGCGCGAGCTCGCCTATCTCTGGATCGGCGCGCTCGCGCTGATCAGCGTGCTGATGTGGGGCGGCGTGTTCGGGCTCTCCTTCGTCTCACAGGATCGCTGGGGCGGCTTGCCGGTGACGCTGATCCTGGCGACGTTCGGATTGGCCTTCGGCTTCCCGCTCGGCATCCTCGTTGCACTCGGCCGGCGTTCGAAGCTGCCGGCGATCCGTTCGCTCTCGGTGCTCTATGTCGAGCTGATCCGCGGCGTGCCGCTGGTCAGCCTGTTGTTCATGGCGAGCGTGATGTTTCCGCTGTTCATGCCGAGCGGTTTCAATATCGACAAGCTCCTGCGCGCGCAGATTGCGATCATCCTGTTCGCCGGCGCTTATTTGGCGGAGGTCGTTCGCGCCGGGCTGCAGGCGGTGCCGCGCGGGCAATATGAGGCGGCCGATGCGCTGGGGCTGTCCTATTGGCGCAAACACCGGCTGGTCGTGCTGCCGCAGGCGATCCGCCACGTCATCCCGCCGCTGGTCAACACCTTCATCGCCTTCTTCAAGGACACCAGTCTGGTGCTGATCATCGGCATCTTCGACCTGCTGACCACGGCCAAGACCGCGATCATCGATCCCGGCTGGCAGCAGTTCTCGGTCGAGGTCTACATCTTCGTCGCCGCGATCTATTTTGCGTTCTGCTTTGCGATGTCGCGGTACAGCCGCAGCCTGGAGGCGACGAGCGGGAGGTGA
- a CDS encoding aspartate aminotransferase family protein, translating into MSTSRVLHRSLRETPPKAIGGEGVYLFAEDGRRVIDASGGAAVSCLGHQHPRVIAAMAKQASTLAYAHTAFFSSEPAERLAETLVGHEPGGLAYAYFVSGGSEAIEASIKIARQYFIERGEPQRQHFIARRQSYHGNTLGALAAGGNAWRRAPYAPLLSEAFSHVTPAFAYHEKHEGESDAQFVARLAAELEAEFQRLGPNTVAAFLAEPVVGATAGAVASPDDYFKAVREICDRHGALLILDEVMCGMGRTGTTHAWQQEGVAPDIQAIAKGLGGGYQPIGAMLASGKIIDTIRAGSGAFQHGHTYLAHPLACAAALAVQNVIREDGLLDQVKERGRQLEQRLTERFGNHRHVGDIRGRGLFWAIELVADRASRTSFDPALKLNQKIKAEAFANGLGCYPGGGTVDGVRGDHVLLAPPYIASAAEIDLIVDKLGTAVDNVLRSVHH; encoded by the coding sequence ATGAGCACCAGCCGCGTGCTGCATCGTTCGCTGCGCGAGACGCCGCCCAAGGCGATCGGCGGTGAAGGCGTCTATCTCTTTGCCGAGGACGGGCGCCGCGTGATCGACGCTTCCGGCGGCGCCGCAGTCTCCTGCCTCGGTCACCAGCATCCGCGCGTGATCGCGGCGATGGCCAAGCAGGCTTCGACCCTTGCTTATGCCCACACCGCCTTTTTCTCCTCCGAACCGGCGGAGCGGCTTGCCGAAACACTGGTCGGACATGAGCCCGGCGGTCTCGCCTACGCCTATTTCGTCAGCGGCGGATCGGAGGCGATCGAGGCCAGCATCAAGATCGCACGGCAATATTTCATCGAGCGCGGCGAACCGCAACGGCAGCACTTCATCGCGCGGCGGCAGAGCTATCACGGCAATACGCTCGGCGCGTTGGCCGCCGGGGGTAACGCGTGGCGACGTGCGCCGTATGCGCCACTGCTGTCCGAGGCGTTCAGCCACGTCACGCCTGCCTTTGCCTATCACGAGAAGCACGAGGGTGAGTCGGATGCGCAGTTCGTGGCACGGCTCGCGGCTGAGCTCGAAGCCGAGTTCCAGCGGCTCGGCCCGAATACGGTCGCTGCGTTCCTCGCAGAGCCCGTCGTCGGCGCGACTGCGGGAGCTGTGGCCTCGCCCGACGACTATTTCAAAGCCGTGCGTGAGATCTGCGACCGGCACGGTGCGCTGCTCATCCTCGACGAGGTCATGTGCGGCATGGGCCGTACCGGGACGACGCATGCCTGGCAGCAGGAGGGCGTCGCGCCCGACATCCAGGCGATCGCAAAGGGGCTCGGCGGCGGCTATCAGCCGATCGGCGCGATGCTCGCGAGCGGCAAGATCATCGATACCATCCGTGCCGGATCTGGTGCGTTCCAGCACGGCCACACTTATCTCGCCCATCCCCTCGCCTGCGCGGCCGCGCTCGCCGTGCAAAACGTCATCCGTGAGGACGGCCTGCTCGACCAAGTCAAGGAGCGCGGCAGGCAGCTCGAACAGCGCCTGACCGAGCGGTTTGGCAATCACCGCCATGTCGGCGACATCCGTGGGCGCGGCCTGTTCTGGGCGATCGAGCTCGTCGCCGATCGCGCCAGCCGCACCTCGTTCGATCCGGCGCTCAAGCTCAACCAGAAGATCAAGGCAGAGGCGTTCGCCAACGGGCTCGGCTGCTATCCCGGCGGAGGCACCGTGGACGGCGTCCGCGGCGACCACGTGCTGCTGGCGCCGCCCTATATCGCGTCTGCCGCCGAAATCGACCTGATCGTCGACAAGCTCGGCACGGCCGTCGACAACGTATTGCGTAGTGTCCATCACTGA
- a CDS encoding MurR/RpiR family transcriptional regulator, with protein sequence MAEPAKSSPLSELRIALPSLPMRLQEVGRFVAANDYDATTRSMRDLAAEAGADPAAFTRLAKAIGYSGWDELRAALTEARRPSQTSPFSGRAKGRRHGPNADVALITDKLEAEATGLPRISAHAIAEAARALHEARRIWITGYRSCRGVAELLNYELRLFRPEQVQIVGASGPDDLDLGAFRAGEAVIVIGFMPYTNASVRVAQAAYRAGATLVAIADSVAAPMAEGADHVLLFEAASSPGFFPSLTGALAIAQSLAAVTFSLGGTAAKKRLQDTEERLAAASTYVSEKG encoded by the coding sequence ATGGCCGAGCCGGCGAAATCCTCACCCCTGAGCGAACTGCGCATCGCGTTGCCATCGCTTCCGATGCGGTTGCAGGAGGTTGGACGTTTCGTCGCAGCCAATGATTACGACGCTACGACCCGTTCGATGCGCGATCTCGCCGCCGAGGCCGGCGCCGATCCGGCCGCGTTCACACGGCTTGCAAAGGCGATCGGCTATTCCGGCTGGGACGAATTGCGCGCGGCGCTGACCGAGGCGCGGCGGCCGTCGCAGACATCGCCCTTCTCAGGCCGCGCCAAAGGCCGCCGCCACGGTCCGAATGCCGATGTCGCGCTGATCACCGACAAGCTCGAAGCCGAGGCCACCGGCCTCCCGCGCATCTCCGCCCATGCGATCGCGGAGGCGGCCCGCGCGCTGCACGAGGCCAGGCGGATCTGGATCACCGGCTATCGCAGCTGCCGCGGCGTCGCTGAATTGCTGAATTACGAGCTACGGTTGTTCCGTCCCGAACAGGTGCAGATCGTCGGCGCGTCGGGCCCTGACGATCTCGATCTCGGTGCGTTTCGCGCCGGCGAGGCCGTCATCGTCATCGGCTTCATGCCCTATACCAACGCCAGCGTCCGCGTCGCACAGGCCGCCTATCGCGCCGGCGCGACGCTGGTCGCGATTGCAGACAGCGTCGCAGCTCCGATGGCCGAGGGCGCCGACCACGTGCTGCTGTTCGAAGCGGCTTCCTCGCCCGGTTTCTTCCCGAGCCTCACCGGCGCGCTCGCGATCGCGCAGTCGCTCGCGGCGGTGACGTTCTCACTTGGCGGTACCGCTGCAAAGAAGCGCCTCCAGGATACCGAGGAGCGGCTCGCCGCAGCCTCCACCTACGTCTCAGAGAAAGGTTGA
- a CDS encoding TetR/AcrR family transcriptional regulator — MRSQLARKPQKSYHHGDLRDALIKAALREAEQGGVEAISIKALAKQLGVSQPAPYRHFADREALLAAVTAEAFRQLSAILREAMAKPSQQSKLSRLAQATLDFGLRRNGIYRLMFASRTVSCAAKGSELHEATRETFALVIEALEVPAVGFLRERHALKIWAALHGVVTLAEQGLFTGEAAHASREELVEDFVTETKIALATAIKDARRKAKTRV; from the coding sequence ATGCGTTCACAATTGGCCCGGAAGCCGCAAAAATCCTACCACCACGGCGATCTTCGCGACGCCTTGATCAAGGCCGCATTGCGCGAGGCGGAGCAGGGCGGAGTGGAGGCGATCAGCATCAAGGCGCTGGCGAAACAGCTCGGTGTTTCGCAGCCGGCGCCATACCGGCATTTCGCCGATCGCGAGGCGCTGCTTGCGGCCGTGACGGCGGAGGCGTTCCGGCAGCTCAGTGCAATCCTGCGCGAGGCCATGGCAAAGCCGTCGCAGCAATCAAAGCTGTCGCGTCTCGCGCAGGCGACGCTCGATTTCGGCCTGCGCCGCAACGGCATCTACCGACTGATGTTTGCCTCCCGCACGGTCTCCTGCGCCGCGAAAGGCAGCGAGCTGCACGAGGCGACCCGCGAGACCTTTGCGCTCGTGATCGAGGCGCTGGAAGTGCCGGCCGTGGGCTTTTTGCGCGAACGGCACGCGCTCAAGATCTGGGCGGCGCTGCATGGTGTGGTGACGCTGGCCGAGCAGGGCCTGTTCACCGGCGAGGCCGCACATGCCTCGCGCGAGGAGCTGGTCGAGGATTTCGTCACCGAGACGAAGATCGCGCTCGCGACCGCGATCAAGGACGCGCGCCGTAAGGCGAAGACCCGCGTCTAA